The following proteins are co-located in the Gorilla gorilla gorilla isolate KB3781 chromosome 18, NHGRI_mGorGor1-v2.1_pri, whole genome shotgun sequence genome:
- the LOC129527636 gene encoding titin-like isoform X2, producing MFCCLGYEWLSGGCKTWHSAWVINTLADHHHRGTDFGGSPWLGIIIEFPRSYKVVIILWTVYLWLSFLRTIFQSENGHVGSTDVQQRAWRSNRRRQEGLRSICMHTKKRVSSFPGNKIGRKDVITLWRHVKTKVMPKIRKMKVTTKINHHDKISGKRKTAKKQKMFQRAQELRRRAEDYHKRKIPPSARKPLCNWVRMAAAEHRHSSGLPHWPYLTAETLKNRMGHQPPPPTQQHSITDNSLSLKTRAECLVYPLPPSADDNLTTPPECFLTPLPPSAPPSADDNLKTPPLATQEAEAEKPPKPERERAADVEPPPKPERRRVADVQPSRKPERRRAADVQPSRKPERRRTTDVQPSRKPERRRAAVDKTPAEFLVYPLPPSADDNLETPLECLLAPLPPSRLSPAPPSADDKTPAEFLVYPLPPSADDNLEMPLECLLTPLPPSPPPSAPPSADDNLKTPPLATQEAEAEKPPKPERERAADVEPPPKPERRRAADVQPSRKPERRRAADVQPSRKPERRRTTDVQPSRKPERRRAAVDKTPAEFLVYPLPPSADDNLETPLECLLAPLPPSRLSPAPPSADDKTPAEFLVYPLPPSADDNLEMPLECLLTPLPPSPPPSAPPSADDNLKTPPLATQEAEAEKPPKPERERAADVEPPPKPERRRAADVQPSRKPERRRAADVQPSRKPERRRTTDVQPSRKPERRRAAVDKTPAEFLVYPLPPSADDNLETPLECLLAPLPPSRLSPAPPSADDKTPAEFLVYPLPPSADDNLETPLECLLTPLPPSPPPSAPPSADDNLKTPPLATQEAEAEKPPKPERERAADVEPPPKPERRRAADVQPSRKPERRRAADVQPSWKPERRRTTDVQPSRKPERRRAAVDKTPAEFLVYPLPPSADDNLETPLECLLAPLPPSRLSPAPPSADDKTPAEFLVYPLPPSADDNLETPLECLLTPLPPSPPPSAPPSADDNLKTPPLATQEAEAEKPPKPERQRAADVEPPPKPERRRAADVQPSRKPERRRAADVQPSWKPERRRTTDVQPSRKPERRRAAVDKTPAEFLVYPLPPSADDNLETPLECLLAPLPPSRLSPAPPSADDKTPAEFLVYPLPPSADDNLETPLECLLTPLPPSPPPSAPPSADDNLKTPPLATQEAEAEKLPKPERERAADVEPPPKPERRRAADVQPSRKPERRRAADVQPSWKPERRRTTDVQPSRKPERRRAAVDKTPAEFLVYPLPPSADDNLETPLECLLAPLPPSRLSPAPPSADDKTPAEFLVYPLPPSADDNLETPLECLLTPLPLSPPPSAPPSADDNLKTPPLATQEAEAEKPPKPERQRAADVEPPPKPERRRAADVQPSRKPERRRAADVQPSWKPERRRTTDVQPSRKPERRRAAVDKTPAEFLVYPLPPSADDNLETPLECLLAPLPPSRLSPAPPSADDKTPAEFLVYPLPPSADDNLETPLECLLTPLPPSPPPSAPPSADDNLKTPPLATQEAEAEKPPKPERERAADVEPPPKPERRRAADVQPSRKPERRRAAVDKTPAEFLVYPLPPSADDNLKMPLECLLTPLPPSPPSSAPPSADDNLKTPPLATQEAEAEKPPKPERRRATDVEPPLKPETRSAADAQPSRKPERRRAADLESPPKPERRSAADAQPSLKPERRSAADVQPSPKPERRRAADLESPPKPERRRAADLESPPKPERRRAADTQPSPKPERRRAADLESPPRPERRSAADLESPPKPERRRAADVQPSLKPERRSVADAQPSPKPERRRATDLESPPKLERRSAADAQPSPKPERRRATDLESPPKLERRSAADAQPSPKPDRRRATDVESPPKPERRRAADLESPPKPERRRAADTQPSPKPERRRAADLESPPRPERRSAADLESPPKPERRRAADVQPSLKPERRSVADAQPSPKPERRRATDLESPPKLERRSAADAQPSPKPERRRATDLESPPKLERRSAADAQPSPKPDRRRATDVESPPKLERRSAADAQPSPKPERRSAADAQPSPKPERRRAADLESPPKPERRRAADLESAPKPERRRAADAQPSPKPERRRAADAQPSPKPERRSAADAQPSPKPERRRAADAQPSPKPERRSAADAQPSPKPERRRAADAQPSPKPERRSAADAEPSSPEPKRRRVADEPPCKPPRKPKRRRAADRERPRKPPRKPKRWSAAEAQPSPKPERRSATDAEPPRKLKRRRAADRKPSSPEPKRRRVADVEPPHKPKRRRVADVRRPRKPPRKPKRWSAAKAQPSPKPEGRSAAEAQPSPKPEGRSAADAQPSPKPEGRSAADAQPSPKPEGRSAADAQPSPKPEGRSAADAQPSPKPEGRSAADAQPSPKPEGRSAADSQPSPKPERRSAADLESPPQPERRSTADAQASPKSERWSAAEAQPSPKPERRSAADTQPSPKPERRSVADLESPPKPERRSAADLESPPKPERRSAAEAQPSPKPERRSAADTQPSPKPERRSVADTQPSPKPERRSAADTQPSPKPERRSAADLESPPKPERRSAAEAQPSPKPERRSVADTQPSPKPERRSVADTQPSPKPERRSVADLESPPKPERRSAAEAQPSPKPERRSAADPQPSPKPERRSVADTQPSPKPERRSVADLESPPKPERRSAADLESPPKPERRSAAEAQPSPKPERRSAADTQPSSKPERRSVADTQPSPKPERRSAADTQPSPKPERRSVADTQPSPKPERRSVADTQPSPKPERRSVADLESPPKPERRSAAEAQPSPKPERRSAADTQPSPKPERRSVADTQPSPKPERRSVADLESPPKPERRSAAEAQLSPKPERRSAADSQPSPKPKRRSAADTQPSSKPERRSAADAQPLPKPERQSAADAQPSPKPERRSAAADTQPSPKPERRSAADAQPSPKPERRSAAELESPPEPERRSAADAQPSSKPERRSAADAQPSPKPERRSAADAQPSPKPERRSAADAEPPRKRKRRRAADIELSSPEPKRRRIGDVERPRKPKRPRAADVEPSLPEPKRRRVGDVELPRKRKRPQAADVEPSLPEPKRRRLN from the exons ATGTTTTGTTGCTTAGGATATGAATGGCTGAGCGGAGGCTGTAAAACCTGGCACTCTGCTTGG GTTATCAATACTCTGGCTGACCATCATCATCGTGGGACTGACTTTGGTGGAAGTCCTTGGTTAGGTATCATTATTGAATTTCCGAGAAGTTATAAAGTTGTCATTATCCTCTGGACAGTTTACCTTTGG TTGTCTTTCCTGAGGACTATCTTCCAGTCTGAAAATGGACATGTTGGATCCACAGATGTACAGCAGAGAGCCTGGAGGTCCAACCGCCGTAGACAGGAAG GGCTGAGGTCCATTTGTATGCACACAAAGAAAagagtttcttcctttccaggaAATAAAATTGGCCGGAAAGACGTCATTACTCTATGGAGACATGTGAAAACAAAAGTTATGCCTAAAATCCGTAAGATGAAGGTGACAACGAAAATCAACCATCATGACAAAATCAGTGGAAAGAGGAAGACCGCCAAAAAACA GAAAATGTTTCAACGTGCGCAAGAGTTGCGGCGGCGGGCAGAGGACTACCACAAACGCAAA ATCCCCCCTTCTGCAAGAAAGCCTCTTTGCAACTGG GTCAGAATGGCGGCAGCGGAGCATCGTCATTCTTCAGGATTGCCCCACTGGCCCTACCTCAcagctgaaactttaaaaaacaggatGGGCCACCAGCCACCTCCTCCAACTCAACAACATTCTATAACTGATAACTCCCTGAGCCTCAAGACACGTGCCGAAtgtctggtctatccccttccaccctcagcggatgataatctcacgACGCCTCCCGAGTgtttcctcactcctcttccaccctcagctccaccctcagcggatgataatctcaagacacctcccttagctactcaggaggctgaggcagaaaaaccacccaaacccgagagagagagggccgctgacgtggaaccaccaccgaaacccgagaggcggagggtcgctgacgtgcaaccatcacggaaacccgagaggcggagggccgctgacgtgcaaccatcacggaaacccgagaggcggaggaccactgacgtgcaaccatcacggaaacccgagaggcggagggccgcagtggataagacacctgccgagtttctggtctatccccttccaccctcagcggatgataatctcgaaacgcctctcgagtgtctcctcgctcctcttccaccctcacgtctatccccggctccaccctcagcggatgataagacacctgccgagtttctggtctatccccttccaccctcagcggatgataatctcgaaatgcctctcgagtgtctcctcactccacttccaccctcacctccaccctcagctccaccctcagcggatgataatctcaagacacctcccttagctactcaggaggctgaggcagaaaaaccacccaaacccgagagagagagggccgctgacgtggaaccaccaccgaaacccgagaggcggagggccgctgacgtgcaaccatcacggaaacccgagaggcggagggccgctgacgtgcaaccatcacggaaacccgagaggcggaggaccactgacgtgcaaccatcacggaaacccgagaggcggagggccgcagtggataagacacctgccgagtttctggtctatccccttccaccctcagcggatgataatctcgaaacgcctctcgagtgtctcctcgctcctcttccaccctcacgtctatccccggctccaccctcagcggatgataagacacctgccgagtttctggtctatccccttccaccctcagcggatgataatctcgaaatgcctctcgagtgtctcctcactccacttccaccctcacctccaccctcagctccaccctcagcggatgataatctcaagacacctcccttagctactcaggaggctgaggcagaaaaaccacccaaacccgagagagagagggccgctgacgtggaaccaccaccgaaacccgagaggcggagggccgctgacgtgcaaccatcacggaaacccgagaggcggagggccgctgacgtgcaaccatcacggaaacccgagaggcggaggaccactgacgtgcaaccatcacggaaacccgagaggcggagggccgcagtggataagacacctgccgagtttctggtctatccccttccaccctcagcggatgataatctcgaaacgcctctcgagtgtctcctcgctcctcttccaccctcacgtctatccccggctccaccctcagcggatgataagacacctgccgagtttctggtctatccccttccaccctcagcggatgataatctcgaaacgcctctcgagtgtctcctcactcctcttccaccctcacctccaccctcagctccaccctcagcggatgataatctcaagacacctcccttagctactcaggaggctgaggcagaaaaaccacccaaacccgagagagAGAGGGCCGcagacgtggaaccaccaccgaaacccgagaggcggagggccgctgacgtgcaaccatcacggaaacccgagaggcggagggccgctgacgtgcaaccgtcatggaaacccgagaggcggaggaccactgacgtgcaaccatcacggaaacccgagaggcggagggccgcagtggataagacacctgccgagtttctggtctatccacttccaccctcagcggatgataatctcgaaacgcctctcgagtgtctcctcgctcctcttccaccctcacgtctatccccagctccaccctcagcggatgataagacacctgccgagtttctggtctatccccttccaccctcagcggatgataatctcgaaacgcctctcgagtgtctcctcactcctcttccaccctcacctccaccctcagctccaccctcagcggatgataatctcaagacacctcccttagctactcaggaggctgaggcagaaaaaccacccaaacccgagagacagagggccgctgacgtggaaccaccaccgaaacccgagaggcggagggccgctgacgtgcaaccatcacggaaacccgagaggcggagggccgctgacgtgcaaccatcatggaaacccgagaggcggaggaccactgacgtgcaaccatcacggaaacccgagaggcggagggccgcagtggataagacacctgccgagtttctggtctatccacttccaccctcagcggatgataatctcgaaacgcctctcgagtgtctcctcgctcctcttccaccctcacgtctatccccagctccaccctcagcggatgataagacacctgccgagtttctggtctatccccttccaccctcagcggatgataatctcgaaacgcctctcgagtgtctcctcactcctcttccaccctcacctccaccctcagctccaccctcagcggatgataatctcaagacacctcccttagctactcaggaggctgaggcagaaaaactacccaaacccgagagagagagggccgctgacgtggaaccaccaccgaaacccgagaggcggagggccgctgacgtgcaaccatcacggaaacccgagaggcggagggccgctgacgtgcaaccatcatggaaacccgagaggcggaggaccactgacgtgcaaccatcacggaaacccgagaggcggagggccgcagtggataagacacctgccgagtttctggtctatccacTTCCACcttcagcggatgataatctcgaaacgcctctcgagtgtctcctcgctcctcttccaccctcacgtctatccccagctccaccctcagcggatgataagacacctgccgagtttctggtctatccccttccaccctcagcggatgataatctcgaaacgcctctcgagtgtctcctcactcctcttccactctcacctccaccctcagctccaccctcagcggatgataatctcaagacacctcccttagctactcaggaggctgaggcagaaaaaccacccaaacccgagagacagagggccgctgacgtggaaccaccaccgaaacccgagaggcggagggccgctgacgtgcaaccatcacggaaacccgagaggcggagggccgctgacgtgcaaccatcatggaaacccgagaggcggaggaccactgacgtgcaaccatcacggaaacccgagaggcggagggccgcagtggataagacacctgccgagtttctggtctatccacttccaccctcagcggatgataatctcgaaacgcctctcgagtgtctcctcgctcctcttccaccctcacgtctatccccagctccaccctcagcggatgataagacacctgccgagtttctggtctatccccttccaccctcagcggatgataatctcgaaacgcctctcgagtgtctcctcactcctcttccaccctcacctccaccctcagctccaccctcagcggatgataatctcaagacacctcccttagctactcaggaggctgaggcagaaaaaccacccaaacccgagagagagagggccgctgacgtggaaccaccaccgaaacccgagaggcggagggccgctgacgtgcaaccatcacggaaacccgagaggcggagggccgcagtggataagacacctgccgagtttctggtctatcctcttccaccctcagcggatgataatctcaaaatgcctctcgagtgtctccttactcctcttccaccctcacctccatcctcagctccaccctcagcggatgataatctcaagacacctcccttagctactcaggaggctgaggcagaaaaaccaccgaaacccgagaggcggagggccactgacgtggaaccaccactgAAACCCGAGACGCgaagcgccgctgacgcgcagccatcacggaaacccgagaggcggagggccgctgacctggaatcaccaccgaaacccgagaggcggagcgccgctgacgcgcagccatcgctgaaacccgagaggcggagcgccgctgacgtgcagccgtcgccgaaacctgagaggcggagggccgctgacctggaatcaccaccgaaacccgagaggcggagggccgctgacctggaatcaccaccgaaacctgagaggcggagggccgctgacacgcaaccatcaccgaaacccgagaggcggagggccgctgacctggaatcaccaccgagacccgagaggcggagcgccgctgacctggaatcaccaccgaaacctgagaggcggagggccgctgacgtgcaaccatcactgaaacccgagaggcggagcgtcgctgacgcgcagccgtcgccgaaacctgagaggcggagggccactgacctggaatcaccaccgaaactcgagaggcggagcgccgctgacgcgcagccgtcgccgaaacctgagaggcggagggccactgacctggaatcaccaccgaaactcgagaggcggagcgccgctgatgcgcagccgtcgccgaaacctgaCAGGCGGAGGGCCACTGAcgtggaatcaccaccgaaacccgagaggcggagggccgctgacctggaatcaccaccgaaacctgagaggcggagggccgctgacacgcaaccatcaccgaaacccgagaggcggagggccgctgacctggaatcaccaccgagacccgagaggcggagcgccgctgacctggaatcaccaccgaaacctgagaggcggagggccgctgacgtgcaaccatcactgaaacccgagaggcggagcgtcgctgacgcgcagccgtcgccgaaacctgagaggcggagggccactgacctggaatcaccaccgaaactcgagaggcggagcgccgctgacgcgcagccgtcgccgaaacctgagaggcggagggccactgacctggaatcaccaccgaaactcgagaggcggagcgccgctgatgcgcagccgtcgccgaaacctgaCAGGCGGAGGGCCACTGAcgtggaatcaccaccgaaactcgagaggcggagcgccgctgacgcgcaaccatcaccgaaacccgagaggcggagcgccgctgatgcgcagccgtcgccgaaacctgagaggcggagggccgctgacctggaatcaccaccgaaacccgagaggcggagggccgctgacctggaatcagcaccgaaacccgagaggcggagggccgctgacgcgcaaccatcaccgaaacctgagaggcggagggccgctgacgcgcaaccatcaccgaaacccgagaggcggagcgccgctgacgcgcagccatcaccgaaacctgagaggcggagggccgctgacgcgcagccatcaccgaaacccgagaggcggagcgccgctgacgcgcagccatcaccgaaacccgagaggcggagggccgctgacgcgcagccgtcgccgaaacccgagaggcggagcgccgctgacgcggaaccatcatcacccgaacccaagaggcggagggtcgctgacgAACCGCCATGCAAACCCCCAcgcaaacccaagaggcggagggccgctgacagGGAACGGCCACGCAAACCCCCACgcaaacccaagaggtggagcgccgctgaggcgcagccgtcgccgaaacctgagaggcggagcgccaCTGACGCGGAACCTCCACGCAAGCtcaagaggcggagggccgctgaccggaaaccatcatcacccgaacccaagaggcggagggtcgctgacgtggaaccgCCACACAAACCCAAGAGGCGCAGGGTCGCTGACGTGAGACGGCCACGCAAACCCCCACgcaaacccaagaggtggagcgcCGCtaaggcgcagccgtcgccgaaacccgaggggcggagcgccgctgaggcgcagccgtcgccgaaacccgaggggcggagcgccgctgacgcgcagccgtcgccgaaacccgaggggcggagcgccgctgacgcgcagccgtcgccgaaacccgaggggcggagcgccgctgacgcgcagccgtcgccgaaacccgaggggcggagcgccgctgacgcgcagccgtcgccgaaacccgaggggcggagcgccgctgacgcgcagccgtcgccgaaacccgaggggcggagcgccgctgactcgcagccgtcgccgaaacccgagaggcggagcgccgctgacctggaatcaccaccgcaacccgagaggcggagcaccGCTGACGCGCAAGCATCACCGAAATCCGAGAGgtggagcgccgctgaggcgcagccgtcgccgaaacccgagaggcggagcgccgctgacacgcagccatcaccgaaacctgagaggcggagcgtcgctgacctggaatcaccaccgaaacccgagaggcggagcgccgctgacctggaatcaccaccgaaacccgagaggcggagcgccgctgaggcgcagccgtcgccgaaacccgagaggcggagcgccgctgacacgcagccatcaccgaaacccgagaggcggagcgtcgctgacacgcagccatcaccgaaacctgagaggcggagcgccgctgacacgcagccatcaccgaaacccgagaggcggagcgccgctgacctggaatcaccaccgaaacccgagaggcggagcgccgctgaggcgcagccgtcgccgaaacccgagaggcggagcgtcgctgacacgcagccatcaccgaaacctgagaggcggagcgtcgctgacacgcagccatcaccgaaacccgagaggcggagcgtcgctgacctggaatcaccaccgaaacccgagaggcggagcgccgctgaggcgcagccgtcaccgaaacccgagaggcggagcgccgctgacccgcagccatcaccgaaacctgagaggcggagcgtcgctgacacgcagccatcaccgaaacctgagaggcggagcgtcgctgacctggaatcaccaccgaaacccgagaggcggagcgccgctgacctggaatcaccaccgaaacccgagaggcggagcgccgctgaggcgcagccgtcgccgaaacccgagaggcggagcgccgctgacacgcagccatcatcgaaacccgagaggcggagcgtcgctgacacgcagccatcaccgaaacccgagaggcggagcgccgctgacacgcagccatcaccgaaacctgagaggcggagcgtcgctgacacgcagccatcaccgaaacctgagaggcggagcgtcgctgacacgcagccatcaccgaaacccgagaggcggagcgtcgctgacctggaatcaccaccgaaacccgagaggcggagcgccgctgaggcgcagccgtcgccgaaacccgagaggcggagcgccgctgacacgcagccatcaccgaaacctgagaggcggagcgtcgctgacacgcagccatcaccgaaacctgagaggcggagcgtcgctgacctggaatcaccaccgaaacccgagaggcggagcgccgctgaggcgcagctgtcgccgaaacccgagaggcggagcgccgctgactcgcagccgtcgccgaaacccaagaggcggagcgccgctgacacgcagccatcatcgaaacccgagaggcggagcgccgctgacgcgcagccgttgccgaaacccgagaggcagagcgccGCTgatgcgcagccgtcgccgaaacccgagaggcggagcgccgctgctGACACGCAGCCGTCGccaaaacccgagaggcggagcgccgctgacgcgcagccgtcgccgaaacccgagaggcggagtgcCGCTGAACTGGAATCACCACcggaacccgagaggcggagcgccgctgacgcgcagccgtcgtcgaaacccgagaggcggagcgccgctgacgcgcagccgtcgccgaaacccgagaggcggagcgccgctgatgcgcagccgtcgccgaaacccgagaggcggagcgccgctgacgcggaACCGCCTCGCAAACGCAAGAGGCGGAGGGCAGCGGACATTGAActatcatcacccgaacccaagaggcggaggatCGGTGACGTGGAACGGCCACGCAAACccaagaggccgagggccgccgacgtggaaccatcattacccgaacccaagaggcggagggtcggTGACGTGGAACTGCCACGCAAACGCAAGAGGCCGCAGGCCGCCGACGTGGAACCATCAttacccgaacccaagaggcggaggttgaattAG